A segment of the Terribacillus aidingensis genome:
ATGGATTGCAGGAGGAACAGTCGCAGTAGCCGCAGCAGCAGGTACCTTTTCTTATTTAAAACGCAAGAAGGATGATCCGGACGTGACTGGCTCGAATTTGCAGGGTAAAGAGCGAGAGGATAAGATTCCTAGTCCGGATGCTGAAAAAGATGACGCAGAGAAAGGCTTGACTGCATTGGACCACCATTATCGGGAAGAGTGGGTGGCTAATACAATCACACCAACTGAAGAAGAGATTAAAGCAGCAGAAGAAAAAGTGAACAAATGATCCAAAGCCGGCTATGAACATCTCATAGCTGGTTTTTTGTGTGCATATGAACTACAAAGATATTGTGTGACGGTTTGGAATTTTTTTAAGCTATCCTTCCTATCTAGTCAGATTAATCCCTGTAACTATACGAAGCTATTAGTTGTAAGATGTTCTTGGTTTTCCATATGTTTTATATCTATAATGGAATTAAATTTGAAATAGAGAGGTTAAAATACCATGACAGCAATATCCTTTTATACTGTTGCCATCATTGCGCTTATTCTGCTGATTGTGATAGGTGTTATCACTGGTATCTATCTAGTATTTAGAACGTACAACCGAAGACGGCAGCAGGCTTATATGGCAGAATGGCAAGCAGCTCGGAGGCAGCGAGAATGACAAAGTATTCGATTGTACCTATGACACAATTACAGGCAGAATCGATTGCGAACACATGGAGATATGAAGGTATTTATGCTTTTTATGATATGGACCAAGATGAAGAAGACATGGCTGAATTCCTCGATCCTGCAGCCAGAGAAGGAAAAGTTTTTGTGGTGACACAGATGGAAGAGGTCATCGGCTTTTGCAGTATCGAATCAGAAAATGAGGAAGTAGAAATTGGATTTGGTATGCGGCCAGATCTGACCGGGAAAGGCAACGGGCAAGATTTTGTGTCATTTCTGCTTGATTACATCACAAAAGTATATCATCCGAAAAAGATCTGTCTTGCCGTAGCTGGTTTCAACAAGCGGGCTATTACGTTGTACGAGCGAATTGGTTTCCGCCTTACTGAAAGTTTCGATCAGCAGACAAATGGTTCGGTATACCCATTTATTATGATGGTGCTGGAAGTGAAAAACCTCTCCAATTAATGGAGAGGTTTGTTATTTTCATATAATCTGTTTACCCATTTGCCCTAAAGCATAATGAATCCCGTGCTGCAATGTTTGGAAACAGTCGAATGTTGCAAGTGAGATGCCGGAGTTGGTAATTTGCAAGCCAAGCTCTGGTGAAATTCCGACAAGTAATGTCTGCGTACCAATCAAGGATGAAGCCGATCCAACCTTGCTGATAAGGTTCGCGGTATACTGGCTGACGTCCTTATCCAGTCCTGTCAAATCGAGGAGCAGGTATCTTGCTTTATATGCAGGCAAATTCTCGAGCGTTTTAAATAGCAGTTCCTCGGATCGCTCTTCGTCATATTTTCCAATTAAGGGAACGACAACAACATGATCAAGTACAGGAATGATCGGGGATGATAAATCACGCACCAGCTTTTTCAATTCCCTTGTCTTATCTTCGACAGTCGCTTCCAATTCCATGATTTTCTGTGATTCTTTTTTCCGTGCTAACTGATGGATATTCTCTGAAACTGTAACATCTGAAG
Coding sequences within it:
- a CDS encoding GNAT family protein, with translation MTKYSIVPMTQLQAESIANTWRYEGIYAFYDMDQDEEDMAEFLDPAAREGKVFVVTQMEEVIGFCSIESENEEVEIGFGMRPDLTGKGNGQDFVSFLLDYITKVYHPKKICLAVAGFNKRAITLYERIGFRLTESFDQQTNGSVYPFIMMVLEVKNLSN